From the genome of Thermodesulfovibrionales bacterium:
AGAGAGGCGATCTCGTCCTCTCCGCGGATATCGATTGTGCTTGTGAGATTTCCTACGGCTATCTCCCTCGCCCTGTTGTCAAGGAGGGAGATCGGCCGTACGATCAACCTATTGAGGAGGAATATGAGAAAAGCCGATGAGAATGCCAGTCCGGCAAGGCCTGAGATGAGAGTCGCCCTGACGTCTCTCATCAATCGGGCGTACGTCATCTCGATTGAGTACCCGAGCGTCACATAGCCGGCGGGAACCTCCGCAACCATGATCGGTTCTTTCACTTCGATGAACCGCTTGTCCGAACGGTCCTTCTTATTCTCCCGCTTCGGATTGCCGTTCTTATCGAGGATCAGAATGTAGAGGACTTTTTCGTTCTCCATCGCCTTTTGGAGGATCTCGTCGAGCATCGTATAATCTTCGGTCAGGAACGTGTAGCTGGAGATGCCCCCGATGAGTTTTGCGATGGTCTGGGCCTCTACCCTCTGGTCTTCCTGAGTCTTCTCGTAGAGGTTCCGGTATGAATAAGCCCAAGACAGGCCGAATACGATTATGAGGAGGCCGAGGATAAGTGTGGTGATCTTCGTCTTTATGCTCTTCGCTCGTAACGTGAACATCCCCGAATTAGCGCCTCCTCATTCGCCGGAAGGTGCCGGTGTCTCGGTAAATCCGGCACCTTCCGGCAGAGATTCGTATGGTTATGCTTCTTATTTGATCTTTACGAAGTTCTTCGCAACAAGCGCCTGGCCCTCGGGCGAAAGCATAAAATCTATGAACTCTTTTGCCTTGCCCGTGGCAGGCCCTTTTGTGATGAGGTTGATCGGCCTCGAGGCCTTATATTTTTTGTTCTTGACGTTCTCGGGGGTCGGGGCTATGCCGTCTATCTTGATAACCTTCACCTTCCCCGGATCGATCACAGCGGTGGCAAGAGGTCCGACTCCTCCGGGAGTATTCTTGACC
Proteins encoded in this window:
- a CDS encoding HAMP domain-containing protein; the protein is MFTLRAKSIKTKITTLILGLLIIVFGLSWAYSYRNLYEKTQEDQRVEAQTIAKLIGGISSYTFLTEDYTMLDEILQKAMENEKVLYILILDKNGNPKRENKKDRSDKRFIEVKEPIMVAEVPAGYVTLGYSIEMTYARLMRDVRATLISGLAGLAFSSAFLIFLLNRLIVRPISLLDNRAREIAVGNLTSTIDIRGEDEIASL